The proteins below are encoded in one region of Pseudomonas putida S13.1.2:
- a CDS encoding helix-turn-helix domain-containing protein — protein MTPLTQLQVFNAMHASPHARLELSAHLGDGLAAALWSNRDDARDYQAPTHHTLSCYIADGTGTFRRQRPADKGAPGKLCVMPAGQESNWVVNGAIRLAHLYVSEAQFALGCVRLLDREPRELQLQEATFLDDPQQAVRFRQLITLDWDEPGERLLASSLAHEIVDHALLSQVGLRQGLRLKGGLAPNLRRQLVDYIEAHLDQPITLGELAMRCNLSEYHFARMFRTSFGLPPHQYLLARRLHRACQLLQLGVMPLGEIALLCGFASASHFSNRFRQALGATPGEYRSAFNA, from the coding sequence ATGACGCCACTCACCCAACTGCAAGTGTTCAACGCCATGCACGCCTCGCCCCACGCCAGGCTGGAGCTGAGCGCGCACCTGGGCGATGGGCTGGCGGCGGCGCTGTGGAGCAACCGCGACGATGCCCGCGACTACCAGGCCCCGACCCACCACACCCTGTCGTGCTACATCGCCGACGGCACCGGCACCTTTCGCCGCCAGCGCCCGGCCGACAAGGGCGCGCCCGGCAAGCTGTGCGTGATGCCGGCCGGGCAGGAATCGAACTGGGTGGTCAATGGTGCAATCCGCCTGGCGCACCTGTATGTCAGCGAGGCGCAGTTCGCCCTGGGTTGTGTGCGCCTGCTCGACCGGGAACCGCGTGAACTGCAGTTGCAGGAAGCGACCTTTCTGGACGACCCGCAACAGGCCGTGCGCTTTCGCCAACTGATCACCCTGGACTGGGACGAGCCCGGCGAGCGCTTGCTGGCCAGCAGCCTGGCCCACGAGATCGTCGACCATGCGCTGCTCAGCCAGGTGGGGCTACGCCAAGGCCTGCGCTTGAAAGGCGGGCTGGCGCCAAACCTGCGCCGGCAGCTGGTCGACTACATCGAGGCGCACCTGGACCAGCCGATTACCCTGGGTGAACTGGCCATGCGCTGCAACCTTTCCGAGTACCACTTTGCGCGCATGTTCCGCACCAGTTTCGGCTTGCCGCCGCACCAGTACCTGCTGGCCCGGCGACTGCACCGGGCCTGCCAGTTGCTGCAGCTGGGCGTGATGCCGCTGGGGGAGATCGCCCTTTTGTGCGGGTTTGCCAGTGCCAGCCATTTCAGTAACCGGTTCAGGCAGGCGCTTGGTGCAACACCTGGGGAATATCGCTCGGCATTCAACGCGTGA
- a CDS encoding DMT family transporter, with product MNLSLYLLTVLIWGTTWIALKLQLGVVAIPVSIVYRFALAGLILFAILLLTRRLQPMNRRGHQICLAQGLCLFCVNFMCFLTASQWIASGLIAVVFSTATLWNALNARVFFGQKIAANVLGGGALGLLGLGLLFWPELSHHAASRETLFGLGLALLGTLCFSAGNMLSSMQQKAGLKPMTTNAWGMVYGAAMLMVYCLFSGIPFTMEWNTRYIASLMYLVIPGSVIGFTAYLTLVGRMGPERAAYCTVLFPLVALNVSAVAEGYQWTAPALLGLVAVMAGNVLVFRKPRAKVAEGILVAK from the coding sequence ATGAACCTGTCACTCTACCTGCTTACCGTCCTGATCTGGGGCACCACCTGGATCGCCTTGAAGCTCCAGCTGGGCGTTGTCGCCATCCCGGTCTCGATCGTTTATCGCTTTGCCCTGGCGGGCCTCATCCTGTTCGCCATCCTGCTGCTCACCCGTCGCCTGCAACCCATGAACCGCCGCGGCCACCAGATCTGCCTGGCCCAGGGCCTGTGCCTGTTCTGCGTCAATTTCATGTGTTTCCTTACTGCCAGCCAGTGGATTGCCAGTGGCCTGATCGCCGTGGTGTTCTCCACTGCAACCCTGTGGAACGCACTTAACGCGCGGGTGTTCTTCGGCCAGAAGATCGCCGCCAATGTGCTGGGCGGCGGTGCCCTGGGCCTGCTCGGCCTGGGTCTGCTGTTCTGGCCAGAGCTGTCCCACCATGCCGCCAGCCGCGAGACCCTGTTCGGGCTCGGCCTGGCCCTGCTCGGCACGTTGTGCTTCTCGGCGGGCAACATGCTGTCGAGCATGCAGCAGAAGGCCGGGCTCAAGCCCATGACCACCAATGCCTGGGGCATGGTCTACGGGGCTGCCATGCTGATGGTTTACTGCCTGTTCAGCGGTATTCCTTTCACCATGGAATGGAACACCCGCTACATCGCTTCGCTGATGTACCTGGTGATTCCGGGTTCGGTGATCGGCTTCACTGCCTACCTGACCCTGGTCGGGCGCATGGGGCCGGAGCGGGCAGCCTACTGCACAGTGCTGTTCCCGTTGGTGGCGTTGAATGTGTCGGCGGTGGCCGAGGGGTATCAGTGGACGGCGCCGGCCTTGTTGGGGCTGGTGGCGGTGATGGCGGGGAATGTGCTGGTGTTTCGCAAGCCTCGGGCCAAAGTGGCTGAGGGTATTTTGGTGGCTAAATAG
- a CDS encoding 2-hydroxyacid dehydrogenase: MKKTVLAFSRITPAMAERLQQDFNVILPNPKLGDINAQFNEALPEAHGLIGVGRKLGRAQLEGAARLEVVSSVSVGYDNYDLDYFNERGIALTNTPDVLTESTADLGFSLVMGCARRTAELDAWTKAGNWQATVGPAHFGSDVHGKTLGIVGMGNIGAAIARRGRFGFNMPVIYAGNSRKTALEQELGAQFRSLEQLLAEADFVVIVVPLSDATRKLISARELKLMKPSAFLINIARGPVVDEAALIEALQNGTIRGAGLDVYEKEPLSDSPLFKLPNALTLPHIGSATAETREAMANRAMENLRAALLGERPRDLVNPQVWKG, encoded by the coding sequence ATGAAAAAGACCGTCCTGGCCTTCAGCCGTATCACCCCGGCCATGGCCGAGCGCCTGCAGCAAGACTTCAACGTGATTTTGCCCAACCCCAAGCTGGGCGACATCAATGCCCAGTTCAACGAAGCCCTGCCTGAGGCCCACGGCCTGATCGGTGTCGGCCGCAAGCTGGGCCGTGCGCAGCTTGAAGGCGCGGCCAGGCTGGAGGTGGTGTCCAGCGTGTCGGTCGGCTACGACAACTATGACTTGGACTACTTCAACGAACGCGGCATCGCCCTGACCAACACCCCCGACGTACTTACCGAAAGCACCGCCGACCTGGGCTTCTCGCTGGTCATGGGCTGCGCCCGCCGCACTGCCGAACTGGATGCCTGGACCAAGGCCGGCAACTGGCAGGCCACCGTGGGCCCGGCCCACTTCGGCAGCGATGTACATGGCAAGACCCTGGGTATCGTCGGCATGGGCAACATCGGTGCCGCCATTGCCCGTCGCGGCCGGTTCGGCTTCAACATGCCGGTCATCTACGCGGGCAACAGCCGCAAGACCGCGCTGGAGCAAGAGCTGGGCGCGCAGTTCCGCAGCCTGGAGCAGTTGCTGGCCGAAGCGGACTTCGTGGTCATTGTGGTGCCATTGTCCGACGCCACCCGCAAGCTGATCAGTGCGCGTGAACTGAAGCTGATGAAGCCAAGCGCGTTCCTGATCAACATCGCCCGCGGGCCGGTGGTGGACGAAGCCGCGCTGATCGAAGCGCTGCAGAACGGCACCATTCGTGGGGCAGGCCTGGATGTGTACGAGAAAGAGCCACTGAGCGATTCGCCGCTGTTCAAGCTGCCCAACGCGCTGACCTTGCCGCACATTGGTTCGGCCACTGCCGAAACCCGTGAGGCCATGGCCAACCGCGCGATGGAAAACCTGCGTGCGGCGCTGCTGGGTGAACGGCCGCGGGACCTGGTGAACCCGCAGGTGTGGAAGGGCTGA
- a CDS encoding LysR family transcriptional regulator — protein sequence MDTLQNMRAFSCVAQLGSFTAAAAQLDTTTANVSRAVSNLEAHLQTRLLNRTTRRIALTEAGKRYLMRCEQILTYVEEAEAEASDAHARPAGQLKVHSMTGVGQHFVVDAIARYRESHPDVTFDLTMANRVPDLLDEGYDVSIVLATELPDSGFVSQRLGITYSIVCASPDYIARHGVAHKPVDLLKHACLRMVSPVIPLEKWLFDGPEGQEMVNITSSPFMVNTADAMKTAIRSGMGVGVLPIYSAIDGLRDGSLVRVLPEYRLQELNLYAIYPSRQYLDAKIKTWVEYLRNSLPEILAAHEADLKTHQVLIAN from the coding sequence ATGGACACCCTGCAAAACATGCGTGCTTTCAGTTGCGTAGCCCAGCTTGGCAGCTTTACCGCTGCTGCCGCGCAACTGGATACGACCACCGCGAACGTGTCGCGGGCGGTCTCCAACCTGGAAGCCCATCTGCAAACAAGGCTGCTCAACCGTACCACCCGCCGCATTGCGCTGACCGAGGCCGGCAAGCGCTACCTGATGCGCTGCGAGCAGATTCTTACCTATGTGGAAGAAGCGGAAGCCGAAGCCAGCGATGCCCATGCCCGCCCCGCCGGGCAGTTGAAGGTGCACTCGATGACCGGGGTCGGCCAGCATTTCGTGGTCGATGCAATCGCCCGCTACCGTGAATCGCACCCGGACGTGACCTTCGACCTGACCATGGCCAACCGCGTGCCTGACCTGCTCGACGAGGGCTATGACGTGTCCATCGTGCTGGCCACCGAACTGCCCGACTCGGGGTTCGTGTCCCAGCGCCTGGGCATCACCTACAGCATCGTCTGCGCCTCGCCCGACTACATCGCCCGCCACGGGGTGGCGCACAAGCCCGTCGACCTGCTCAAGCACGCCTGCCTGCGCATGGTCAGCCCAGTGATACCGCTGGAAAAATGGCTGTTCGACGGGCCGGAAGGCCAGGAGATGGTCAACATCACCAGCTCGCCGTTCATGGTCAATACCGCCGATGCCATGAAGACTGCAATCCGCAGCGGCATGGGCGTAGGTGTGCTGCCGATCTATTCGGCCATCGATGGCCTGCGTGATGGCAGCCTGGTGCGGGTACTGCCCGAATACCGCCTGCAAGAGCTGAACCTGTACGCCATCTACCCGTCCCGGCAGTACCTGGATGCCAAGATCAAGACCTGGGTCGAGTACCTGCGCAACTCGCTGCCGGAGATTCTCGCGGCCCATGAGGCGGACCTGAAAACCCATCAGGTGCTGATCGCCAACTAA
- a CDS encoding efflux transporter outer membrane subunit: MPRRIIRTLNAFSACALALTLSGCIGTWGIAPQSKTLQANTLTTDAAIREAATDAHWPDQQWWHAYGDPQLDRWITLAVAGSPSLAMAAARVREAKAMAGVVESAEKLQGNGQVTLKRHNWPEDQFYGPGALSGANTWDNNAAIGFSYALDLWGRERNASEQAVDQAHMSVAEARQAQLELQNNVVRAYIQLSLHFAQRDIVEAELQQQEQILVLAKRRLDAGIGTHFEVSQAEAPLPETHRQLDSLNEEIALTRNQLAALAGKGPGEGAQLQRPALALAAPLKLPSNLPAELVGQRPDVVASRWQVAAQARGIDVAHAGFFPNVDLVGSLGFMATGGGPLEFLTGRKFNYNVGPAISLPIFDGGRLRSELGVAAAGYDVAVARYNQTVVGALKNISDQLIRRESMKEQSHFAAESVAAAQKTYDIAMVAFQRGLTDYLNVLNAQTLLFRQQQVQQQVQAARLTAHAELVTALGGGLQAGQDAPKEERQAAPKTPATLAIFDKKPDNAE; encoded by the coding sequence GTGCCGCGTCGCATCATCAGAACGCTCAATGCGTTCAGTGCCTGTGCCCTTGCCCTCACCTTGAGTGGCTGTATCGGAACCTGGGGCATCGCCCCGCAAAGCAAGACGCTGCAAGCCAATACCCTGACCACCGACGCGGCCATACGCGAAGCCGCGACTGACGCCCATTGGCCCGACCAGCAGTGGTGGCACGCCTATGGCGACCCGCAGCTGGATCGCTGGATTACCCTGGCCGTGGCCGGCAGCCCGAGCCTGGCCATGGCCGCAGCGCGGGTACGTGAGGCCAAGGCCATGGCTGGCGTGGTCGAGTCGGCGGAAAAGCTCCAGGGCAACGGCCAGGTCACGCTCAAACGCCACAACTGGCCTGAAGACCAGTTCTACGGCCCGGGCGCGCTGTCGGGCGCCAACACCTGGGACAACAACGCCGCCATCGGCTTCAGCTACGCCCTCGACCTGTGGGGGCGCGAGCGCAATGCCAGCGAGCAGGCTGTGGACCAGGCGCACATGAGCGTGGCCGAAGCCCGCCAGGCGCAGCTGGAGCTGCAGAACAACGTGGTGCGCGCCTATATCCAGCTGAGCCTGCATTTTGCCCAGCGCGATATCGTCGAGGCCGAACTGCAACAGCAGGAACAGATCCTGGTCCTGGCCAAGCGCCGCCTGGATGCCGGCATCGGCACTCATTTCGAAGTCAGCCAGGCCGAAGCGCCGCTGCCGGAAACCCACCGCCAGCTCGACAGCTTGAACGAAGAAATTGCCCTGACCCGCAACCAGCTGGCCGCACTGGCCGGCAAGGGCCCGGGGGAAGGTGCGCAGTTGCAGCGCCCGGCCCTGGCCTTGGCCGCGCCGCTGAAGCTGCCATCGAACCTGCCTGCCGAGCTGGTTGGCCAGCGCCCCGATGTGGTCGCCAGCCGCTGGCAGGTGGCTGCCCAGGCGCGTGGCATCGACGTCGCCCACGCCGGCTTCTTCCCCAACGTCGACCTGGTCGGCAGCCTGGGCTTCATGGCCACCGGCGGTGGCCCGCTGGAATTCCTGACCGGGCGCAAATTCAACTACAACGTCGGCCCGGCCATCAGCTTGCCGATCTTTGACGGTGGTCGCCTGCGCTCAGAACTGGGCGTGGCCGCGGCGGGGTATGACGTGGCTGTGGCCCGTTACAACCAGACCGTGGTGGGGGCACTGAAGAACATCTCCGACCAGTTGATACGCCGCGAGTCGATGAAAGAGCAGTCGCACTTCGCTGCCGAGTCGGTTGCTGCCGCGCAGAAAACCTATGACATCGCCATGGTTGCCTTTCAGCGCGGCCTTACCGATTACCTGAACGTGCTCAACGCGCAGACCTTGCTGTTCCGCCAGCAGCAGGTGCAGCAACAGGTGCAGGCCGCCCGGCTGACTGCCCACGCCGAGCTGGTCACCGCCCTGGGTGGTGGCCTGCAGGCCGGCCAGGATGCGCCGAAAGAGGAACGCCAGGCAGCACCAAAAACCCCGGCCACCCTGGCCATTTTCGACAAGAAGCCGGATAACGCCGAATGA
- a CDS encoding FUSC family protein: MSHSSLPVRWLQSLEWRRGFFAWARTDGVTWVYIFKVLAAAFITLWLAMRLELPQPRTAMITVFIVMQPQSGHVFAKSFYRVLGTLAGSAMMVALIAIFPQNTELFLPSLALWVGLCSAGAMRYRTFRAYGFVLAGYTAAMIGLPVLQHPDQAFMAAVWRVLEIALGILVSTFVSAAILPQSASAAMRNALYQRFGVFAGVVVEALRGDSQKDRFESSNVRFVAEAVGLESLRNVTAFEDPHMRRRSGRLVRMNSEFMAITTRFNALHRLLERLRARGPLQIVSAIEPGLNTLVELLQPYVGRALTDADALRLTLELAAYKEGLQAQVRGLRAEYLATDPSESDLLDFHTAFELLYRFVDEMYSYAETHASLAAHKHEREQWDEPYVAQTSWLVSLAAGIRASAVLLLLGSYWLLSDWPSGAMMTLIATVTVGLSAASPNPKRMSFQMACGTAIGAFIGFFETFFVFPWIDGFPLLCMVLAPVFVLGAFLSSRPAYAGYGIGLLVFFAIGSVPNNLTVYDPYTFINDYIGMVIGMFVCAAAGAIILPPNSRWLWSRLEQELREQVLFAISGRLRGIGTAFESRTRDLLHQAYGLAAGKPQVQSQLMGWMFTVLEIGHAVIELRKEQARAPVHPAYAESQPWRQAIRVMGRALTRLFLQPSASNHERALVAVDHAIARVQATDEPFARHFDTSVLRRAQSYLHFIRSSLLDPQSPLAPAKGLHHAP; the protein is encoded by the coding sequence ATGAGCCATTCCAGTCTGCCCGTGCGCTGGCTGCAAAGCCTGGAATGGCGCCGGGGCTTCTTTGCCTGGGCGCGCACCGACGGCGTGACCTGGGTGTACATCTTCAAGGTGCTGGCCGCCGCGTTCATCACCCTGTGGCTGGCCATGCGCCTGGAGCTGCCGCAACCGCGCACGGCGATGATCACCGTGTTCATCGTCATGCAGCCGCAAAGCGGGCATGTGTTCGCCAAGAGCTTCTACCGGGTGCTCGGCACCCTGGCCGGTTCGGCGATGATGGTGGCGCTGATCGCCATCTTCCCGCAGAACACCGAACTGTTCCTGCCCAGCCTGGCCCTGTGGGTGGGCCTGTGCTCGGCCGGCGCCATGCGCTACCGCACCTTCCGCGCCTATGGCTTCGTGCTGGCCGGTTATACCGCTGCGATGATCGGCCTGCCGGTGCTGCAGCACCCCGACCAGGCATTCATGGCGGCGGTATGGCGGGTGCTGGAGATTGCCCTGGGGATTCTGGTGTCGACCTTCGTCAGTGCCGCAATCCTGCCGCAGTCGGCCAGTGCCGCCATGCGCAACGCGCTGTACCAGCGCTTTGGCGTGTTTGCCGGGGTGGTGGTGGAGGCGCTGCGTGGCGATAGCCAGAAGGACCGGTTCGAGAGCAGCAACGTGCGCTTCGTTGCCGAGGCCGTGGGCCTTGAAAGCCTGCGCAACGTCACGGCCTTCGAAGACCCGCACATGCGCCGTCGCAGTGGCCGGCTGGTACGGATGAACAGCGAGTTCATGGCCATCACCACACGCTTCAATGCCCTGCATCGCCTGCTCGAACGCCTGCGCGCCCGCGGCCCGCTGCAGATCGTCAGTGCCATCGAACCGGGCCTGAACACCCTGGTGGAGCTGCTGCAGCCTTACGTGGGCCGGGCGTTGACCGACGCCGATGCACTGCGCCTGACCCTGGAGCTGGCGGCCTACAAGGAAGGCCTGCAAGCCCAGGTGCGCGGCCTGCGCGCCGAGTACCTGGCAACCGACCCCAGCGAATCCGACCTGCTCGACTTCCACACCGCGTTCGAGCTGCTGTACCGCTTCGTCGACGAGATGTACAGCTACGCCGAAACCCACGCCTCGCTGGCTGCGCACAAGCACGAGCGCGAGCAGTGGGACGAGCCCTACGTGGCGCAGACCAGCTGGCTGGTGTCGCTGGCTGCGGGTATCCGCGCCTCGGCGGTGCTGTTGCTGCTGGGCAGCTACTGGCTGCTCAGTGACTGGCCCAGTGGCGCCATGATGACCCTGATCGCCACCGTCACCGTGGGCCTCTCGGCGGCCTCGCCGAACCCCAAGCGCATGTCGTTCCAGATGGCCTGCGGCACCGCCATCGGCGCTTTTATCGGCTTTTTCGAAACCTTCTTCGTGTTCCCCTGGATCGACGGCTTCCCGCTGCTGTGCATGGTGCTGGCGCCGGTGTTCGTGCTGGGTGCGTTTCTCTCGTCACGCCCGGCCTACGCCGGCTACGGCATCGGCCTGCTGGTGTTCTTCGCGATTGGCTCGGTGCCGAACAACCTCACCGTGTATGACCCGTACACCTTCATCAATGACTACATCGGCATGGTCATCGGCATGTTTGTCTGCGCCGCCGCCGGGGCGATCATCCTGCCGCCCAACAGCCGCTGGTTGTGGAGCCGCCTGGAGCAAGAGCTGCGCGAGCAGGTGCTGTTTGCCATCAGCGGGCGCCTGCGGGGCATCGGCACGGCGTTCGAAAGCCGCACCCGCGACCTGTTGCACCAGGCCTATGGCCTGGCGGCCGGCAAGCCGCAGGTGCAGAGCCAGCTGATGGGCTGGATGTTCACCGTGCTGGAAATCGGCCACGCCGTGATCGAGCTGCGCAAGGAACAAGCCCGCGCACCGGTGCACCCGGCCTACGCCGAGTCGCAGCCGTGGCGCCAGGCCATCCGCGTCATGGGCCGTGCCCTGACGCGGTTGTTCTTGCAGCCCAGTGCCAGCAACCACGAACGCGCCCTGGTCGCCGTGGACCATGCCATTGCCCGCGTGCAGGCCACCGACGAGCCGTTCGCCCGGCACTTCGACACCTCGGTACTGCGCCGCGCGCAAAGCTACCTGCACTTCATCCGTTCCTCCTTGCTCGACCCACAGTCGCCGTTGGCACCGGCGAAAGGATTGCACCATGCCCCGTGA
- a CDS encoding DUF1656 domain-containing protein — protein sequence MPREIAFHGVYMPTMTLMFLFALGLAWGLDRFIASHDGYRFFWHPALLRLSLFVCLFGAMALTVYW from the coding sequence ATGCCCCGTGAGATCGCCTTCCATGGCGTGTACATGCCCACCATGACCTTGATGTTCCTGTTCGCCCTGGGCCTGGCCTGGGGCCTGGACCGGTTCATTGCCAGCCATGATGGCTACCGCTTCTTCTGGCACCCGGCGCTGTTGCGCCTGAGCCTGTTCGTCTGCCTGTTCGGCGCCATGGCGCTGACTGTCTACTGGTGA
- a CDS encoding HlyD family secretion protein → MKKFFSLIATLLVLVAAVAIGRQLWLHYMTTPWTRDGRVRADIINVAADVPGYVVDVPVKDNQRVKKGDLLIQIDPEHYQLAVDQAKAMVASRKATWEMRKVNAKRRADMDNLVISKENRDDASNIANSAQADYQQALAELAAAELNLKRTHIVATVDGYVTNLNIHKGDYARTGEAVMAVVDENSFWVYGFFEETKLPHVKVGDQAELQMMSGERIKGHVESIARGIYDRDNPQSRELIADVNPTFNWVRLAQRVPVRIHIDEVPEGFLLAAGTTCTVVVKPGEG, encoded by the coding sequence ATGAAAAAGTTCTTCAGCCTGATCGCCACCCTGCTGGTGCTGGTCGCTGCCGTGGCCATCGGTCGCCAGCTGTGGCTGCACTACATGACCACGCCATGGACCCGCGACGGCCGCGTGCGCGCCGACATCATCAACGTCGCCGCCGACGTGCCCGGCTACGTGGTGGACGTACCGGTCAAGGACAACCAGCGGGTGAAGAAGGGTGACCTGCTGATCCAGATCGACCCTGAGCACTACCAGTTGGCGGTCGACCAGGCCAAGGCCATGGTGGCCTCGCGCAAGGCCACCTGGGAAATGCGCAAGGTCAACGCCAAGCGCCGTGCCGACATGGACAACCTGGTGATCTCCAAGGAAAACCGCGACGACGCCAGCAACATCGCCAACTCCGCCCAGGCCGATTACCAGCAAGCCCTTGCTGAACTGGCGGCAGCCGAGCTGAACCTCAAGCGCACGCATATCGTCGCCACGGTGGATGGCTACGTGACCAACCTGAATATCCACAAGGGCGACTACGCGCGTACGGGTGAGGCGGTGATGGCGGTGGTCGACGAAAATTCGTTCTGGGTCTACGGGTTCTTCGAGGAAACCAAGCTGCCCCACGTGAAGGTGGGTGACCAGGCTGAGTTGCAGATGATGAGCGGCGAGCGCATCAAAGGGCATGTGGAGAGCATCGCCCGCGGCATCTACGACCGCGACAACCCACAAAGCCGCGAGCTGATTGCCGATGTGAACCCGACGTTCAACTGGGTGCGGTTGGCGCAGCGGGTGCCGGTGCGGATTCACATCGATGAAGTGCCGGAAGGGTTTTTGTTGGCGGCGGGGACGACGTGTACGGTGGTAGTCAAGCCTGGCGAAGGTTGA
- a CDS encoding type II toxin-antitoxin system YhaV family toxin encodes MSDTSRKPLVIHGWTVIAHPLFLAKLDALSAQVEAQRHKDPTGYTKRNAFKRLAAIRRLAFDVIPQDPTKPEYRQGATLGGDHKHWFRAKFFQQYRLFFRYHTPSRIIVLAWVNDESSKRAYESSDDAYKVFQKMLHSGHPPDDWDQLLQEAAAD; translated from the coding sequence ATGAGTGATACGAGCAGGAAGCCTCTGGTTATTCATGGATGGACTGTAATTGCCCACCCGCTGTTCCTGGCCAAACTGGACGCGCTAAGCGCTCAAGTCGAGGCTCAACGGCACAAAGACCCAACGGGTTATACGAAAAGAAATGCCTTTAAAAGGCTGGCCGCCATCCGGCGGTTGGCGTTCGATGTAATCCCTCAAGACCCGACCAAACCCGAATACCGGCAAGGGGCAACACTTGGCGGTGACCACAAGCACTGGTTCAGAGCAAAGTTCTTCCAGCAGTACCGGTTATTCTTCCGCTACCACACCCCCAGCAGGATCATCGTGCTGGCCTGGGTCAATGACGAGTCGAGCAAGCGGGCCTACGAAAGTAGCGACGATGCTTACAAGGTCTTTCAAAAGATGTTGCATAGCGGCCACCCACCGGACGATTGGGACCAGTTGCTGCAAGAGGCTGCCGCAGATTGA
- a CDS encoding type II toxin-antitoxin system PrlF family antitoxin encodes MAATFDVESTLTDRYQTTVPETVRRALGLKKRDKIHYSIRPDGGVILTRAEATEDDPVLGKFLDFLAHDIATNPQRLQVVDAGLIARLDKLVGDAEVDLDQPLSADDE; translated from the coding sequence ATGGCTGCCACCTTCGACGTCGAGTCCACGCTGACCGATCGCTATCAAACCACTGTTCCCGAAACGGTGCGGCGCGCCTTGGGCTTGAAAAAACGTGACAAGATCCATTACTCGATTCGCCCCGACGGCGGGGTGATACTCACCCGCGCAGAGGCAACCGAGGACGATCCGGTACTGGGCAAATTTCTGGATTTCCTGGCACACGATATCGCTACCAACCCTCAACGGCTGCAGGTTGTCGATGCTGGCCTCATCGCGCGCCTCGACAAGCTTGTCGGCGACGCGGAGGTCGACCTGGATCAACCTCTGTCGGCGGACGATGAATGA
- a CDS encoding universal stress protein: MPSPILIAIDASPASSTLLTLARRYCRPGEHELHVLLAIDSTFAVHEQPAPYTAEELEEYPAACEEQQHADHAVAEAVRELQQAGFTSQGCMVAGQPVEAIVAKAQALNCELIVMGHRHLSRLGRLLDPSISAKVIDRVDMPVLVGSA; encoded by the coding sequence ATGCCCAGCCCCATCCTGATCGCCATCGACGCCTCCCCCGCTTCCAGCACCCTGCTCACCCTCGCCCGCCGCTACTGCCGCCCCGGCGAACACGAACTGCACGTGCTGCTGGCCATCGACTCCACCTTCGCCGTGCATGAGCAACCTGCGCCCTACACCGCCGAGGAACTGGAAGAATACCCCGCCGCGTGCGAGGAACAGCAGCATGCCGACCACGCCGTAGCCGAGGCCGTGCGCGAGCTGCAGCAAGCCGGCTTCACCAGCCAGGGCTGCATGGTGGCCGGCCAGCCGGTTGAAGCGATTGTGGCCAAAGCGCAGGCATTGAACTGCGAACTGATCGTCATGGGCCACCGCCACCTGTCGCGGTTGGGGCGGTTGCTGGACCCGTCAATCAGCGCGAAGGTAATTGACCGGGTAGACATGCCAGTGTTGGTGGGCTCTGCCTGA
- a CDS encoding LysR family transcriptional regulator — protein MQLPDMNLLVALDALLDEGSVVGAAQRMNLSPAAMSRTLGRIRDALGDPILVRAGRGLVPTPRALALREQVHGLVEQAGQVFRSRDDVDLVNLDRAFNIRTNDLFIALYGAQLLRMMLAQAPRTVLRFVPEGSGDDDAVLRNGHIDLIISSAIELGPEIKVQSLFNTYFVGLARVGHPIFDAPITPERFAAYPQISVSRRGRANGPIDVALANHKVERRVALITTSFHSAMFSLPDSDLILPIPANILNSVQRLKLPLRSFEIPVPLEKVNVMQAWHPRFDNDPAHRWLRQTLKACGRIDP, from the coding sequence ATGCAACTCCCGGACATGAACCTGCTCGTCGCCCTCGATGCCCTGCTCGACGAGGGCAGCGTGGTGGGCGCTGCGCAGCGCATGAACCTGAGCCCGGCGGCCATGAGCCGGACCTTGGGGCGTATCCGCGATGCCTTGGGCGACCCGATCCTGGTGCGCGCCGGCCGTGGCCTGGTGCCGACGCCGCGCGCGTTGGCCCTGCGCGAGCAGGTGCATGGCCTGGTAGAGCAGGCCGGGCAGGTGTTTCGCAGCCGTGACGATGTCGACCTGGTCAACCTGGACCGTGCCTTCAACATCCGCACCAATGATTTGTTCATTGCCCTCTACGGCGCCCAGCTGTTGCGCATGATGCTGGCCCAGGCGCCGCGTACGGTGTTGCGGTTTGTGCCGGAGGGCAGTGGTGACGATGATGCAGTGCTGCGCAACGGGCATATCGACCTGATCATCAGCTCGGCCATTGAGCTGGGCCCGGAAATCAAGGTGCAGAGCCTGTTCAACACCTACTTCGTGGGCCTGGCGCGTGTTGGGCACCCGATCTTCGACGCCCCGATCACCCCTGAGCGTTTTGCCGCCTACCCGCAGATCAGTGTATCGCGGCGCGGCCGTGCCAACGGGCCGATCGATGTGGCGTTGGCCAACCACAAGGTGGAGCGGCGTGTGGCCTTGATCACCACCAGCTTCCACTCGGCGATGTTCTCGCTGCCGGATTCGGACCTGATCCTGCCGATACCCGCCAATATCCTCAACAGTGTGCAGCGGTTGAAGTTGCCATTGCGCTCGTTCGAGATCCCGGTGCCGTTGGAGAAGGTCAATGTGATGCAGGCGTGGCACCCGCGCTTCGACAACGACCCCGCGCACCGTTGGTTGCGCCAGACGTTGAAAGCGTGTGGCCGCATAGATCCGTGA